tgcagcctgtcacttctgaggctttcatgcAAATGCCTGTCAAGGCTTGGAAGAGAATACTCTAATCTAACTTGGTTAAGAACCCCTCCCACGTTAGGCTCCGCTCCTGGGCCCCATTTATACTGCTTGTCTCAGCCACACTGAACTCTTGCCCTCGGatacttgtatctagagtagaacAAGGCcgaatactgaggcagagtgatccggagactcagaaccgggttctgggtaccaagtctcggctcacatcaacccagcctcctgggacaccatctcctcagccctccagtctcactagcacttcctcaccccccttggttcttccggccTTCCCACGACgagggcaccaccctctcccctagtactcagcagctccgtatgggatgtgtctgaggggaccctTATATAGATGTCGTCTACATgagagcacagaggtgcctgggtttgaaggtgcggttccagagtggccctcttcctcaaactgctccatttaccatctGCCAACAAAAAATgcccttgtcttttgctaaggggCCAATGAGGAAAAGatgtgaatggaagcatcctgtagcccaaggcGTTAGGCTCCCTTTATAAAGATCaggagcttcctgcacactagtccaggGATGAGCTTTCTGtcatcctcagcagtgagcacggTGGGATCCTGAAGGTGTCTCAGGTCACTGGCATCAcgtacatctgggaaagcactcaggtgtatgTACTGGGCAAGAcccacagaaacatgtggcagcccggtgaggttgtgtgtaccccatgCCTCTTGCACAGATGCCCGGTCtgggtgtacctcgtgcactgcccagccagggaacagagaacAGGTTTGAGTAGATATAGAGGATCTGGTAAGACATCCTCTCTCAGGCCACCAAAGAGAATGGTATCTGGTGAAGAACCggcagggaagtttctctgaggggaGCGTGTTTCCACAGTTAAACTGCCGTGGAATCTGTGGAATTCCGGTGAGGTCATATAAGGAACCATCGgcttgaggggcaggcttcagcaggaggggcagttctgtggaggagagcagggtggaggcagaggcacTCTGCCTGGCCCCTCACacctgggcctccccacccatgccctgctGTAGtcgacaccccacgtggggcgtgccggtgggctggaacagccccaggggccacggGAGGGCAAGAGAGAACCACATCCTGAGATTGGCTTGAGAGGCAAAATGAACGTTGAAAGAgacagctaggttgtacggccctgaccctaagaggcagagatttgtgtggactggggaatcagggaaggctcctcggcagtgggcctgaaggacaagtgacgtTTGGACccatggggaggagagggaaggcattccagcttggaagagtaaaagcaaagacacactcttctcgaccttgtcctgccccaaatataagtTCATAGCACCCTGCCATTTTCATGCCTGAGGCCTCAAGAAGAcccagaggtgaaggggcctgcccagtgttacacagggaGTGGAGAGGTGTTGTGCTCGATGGTTAGGTTcaggttggggccccggatttacagctgataggaacgtgaggacaagctcatgccgtttcaaacatttccaagtgtTGATTGAGAGAGACGTCAAAGGTGCAAAATaggggtgctgaatgacctcaccaaatgggaatggtgggcccatttTAATACGAAATTCGAAGCGAGTTCGTGACACAAGGACATCACAGGAAATGGCAGCATAGTCATGACACTCCCCTCTCCCctagaaataaaaatcactagagtcctctctctctcctccgtgaaaggatgagataaagggctcagcagcagcccccgtgaaggACGTGGTCGACACCGCGAAGAGGTGTCACTGAGACAGTTTGGTCCGACtcggagaaggaaagagacaactCTGCCCTTGGCCTGGTCAGGCCCACAGGAGGGAACCCCATTTGGGGCAGCCGTTGATAGTGTGGCAGTGTGAGAGAACCTTCttcaggaggggactccctgttgccgaccttgcaaaagcccacACGGCACATTCGTTTACTGGGGCTGTTGCACAGGGGGTTTGCCcgggaggtagagactgcttggactaccattttagaagttgggccaccctggttgagaagcacagcaccttgtactcctaaagtgcttgaatcagcgggtgcccgttaggacagacaaagtcaggcctcattggagcagactgcctttgggagtggtagaaggtgaagtgtgaaggggaatgctctggaggaggtttgtcgtggcaggtgggccagcatgagaccattcagcttctccaaggctccagagatgacttggctgggagcatccctgtgatgtggtgcggggactccaaccttaacaggacctggctgggcatctgggggaggcggaataaacggtttcttaacttcggagagtgagagactcacctggggagttccgcaaaagcactttaaaagacttgtacctggattcttgagacaaccctcagaaaacttatctagatgtggagtagggctcaggaagctgcaactttgtgtgtgtgtgtgtgtggtacgtgggcctctcactgttgtggcctctcccgttgcgaagcacaggctccggacgcgcaggctcagcggccgtggctcacgggcccagccaccccgcggcatgtgggatcttcccggaccagggcatgaacccgtgtcccctgcatcggcaggcggactctcaaccgccgcgccactagggaagccccaagctgcacttttaataagcttcctgggcagtccCACCACACTGGTCCATGGATAGAGTGACCAAATTATTGTGTCTTCtgggttgctttggggagtcaaaGTGGGCAATATTAAAACTGCAGGAGGCATACATATGAACAGGGAATATTGAAGGCAAACAGAGGGGTATAATTATTctatgcatgaatcagatttgagaaaagctagcctggtggttaaagaacacaacccTTAGGACAGACAGctcagattctgtcctacttacttgtgtcattttgaccaagttcttttctccttctgtttcttcatatggaaaagagctatggctgtacatttaGCAcaatattctcttttggcaaatttgctctgggtccatttttGTTCTCTTCAACTTAAtcctttccagtgtgcaagcatttttaagtcgtctgatgaagtattacatttgactttcaactgttcattactttgggcaaagcttctatagtgctgcagagactagaacctatgcagagatagtgagaggatgctataagcttattctgccggtttataaaaaagtttaatcttttctcctcttcctccacctgccaccaagagatgagaaagaaggcagagcctGGAAATGCACAGCAAGCAATACTTCTGTGTCAGTTTGACTTTATTCctctgccagtacttcccagagacatttcaccaaaagtgcctaagcttgccatggccctTGTGAACAAAagttctctctattgctagtcacatcccttTATCCTTCTCCCGGGGGcttaatggatgtttgggggcaggaaataaaatttaatacagtGAAGTGTATATTCTTATTTAGTTGGGTTGGGGTGAGGCTTGGTCattggtagtttttaaaatctctccagatgattctaatgtacagctaggtttgagaatcacagttataaatgaagcactttgggaattgcaaaggcattgcagaaatcaaaagtggctattggtatgccttcactactCCTGCATTTTCCTGcgtgcatcaggactgttgtacaagtgctgatcattttcttttcagcccttttcgctgtttgcctagacccttcatccctctttctaacctgacaccctccctacctccttcttgtctttcagcctgcagtccatcaactgtttgggatttatcctaaacttggtgggaagccattgcagggtataaagagagaagtggggttggcagagatgcctttttcagacaccatacgggctagtgtaagagaatggctaggagggggcaggactggatttggggagattcattaggagactggctttgtgcacagtggtggccttggagatagagtaaagcaggcaggttagagtcgaATTTGGAAGGTttgtgatggcttggaggtgaatagtagttagtgatgaattggatgtggggaatgtgggttaagggtgtgtaattgttaaatggaggtgctacttactgaaatgggaaaaattttcTCCTCACATATTGGCGTGATAAACActttctcaccctttagaccttgaatcagagattctttcttgttttattttattttatttcatttttatctgggctgcgatgccagcttgcagaatctcagttccccaacgagggattgaaccctggccccctgaagtggaggcacggggtcctaaccactagaccaccggaccaccggggaattcccagcagagattttttttctttcttttctttctttttttaatataagttttaattaattgattaattatttatttatttttggttgcgttgggtcttcgttgccacgcgtgtgctttctgtagttgtggcgagcaggggctgctcttcattgcggtgcacgggcttctcagtgcagtggcttctcatgttgcggagcacgggttctatgcgcgtggacttcagtagtcgtggcgcatgggctcggtagcggtggctcgcgggcttagttgctctgcggcatgtgggatcttcctagaccagggagcaaacccatgtcccctgccttggcaggcagcttccttttttgtttttgtttttaaacatctctattggaatataattgctttacaacggtgtgtcagtttctgctgtataacaaagtgaatcagctatatgcatgcctatatccccatatcccctccctcttgcatctccctcccacccgcctgatcccacccctctaggtggtcacaaggcactgagctgaactccctgtgctgtgcagctgcttcccactagctagctgttttacatttggtattgtatatatgtcaatgctactgttttacttcgtcccagcttacccttccccctctccgtgtcctcaagtccattctctacgtctgcgtctttattcctgccctgcccctgggttcaacagaaccttttttttttctttttaagattccatatacatgtgttagcatacgatatttgttgttctttttctgacttacttcactctgtatgacagactctaggtctatccacctcactacaaatagctcagtttcatttcttttatggctgagtcatagtctattgtatgtatgtgccacatcttctttatctattcgtctgtcgatggacacttaggttgcttcccggtcctggctactgtaaatagtgctggcgGGCAGATTCTgtcccactgcgccaccagggaagtccccagagattatttcttaagggaggccctcctcaagccccaccagtctcttccctgctgacacagactcccacagccttatgtaactgctccttcatagcaccatacacagttttaatttcacacacatttgtaagttccctttctATAACCTTCTGTTCtcctgaacctttccctcctgcctcatcattttatctccagtgcctgccagtgcttggcatatcttaggggctcagtaagtgtctgttgaatccataattggagacagaggacaaggcttaggaaggaagatcaaggctttgtttactacatgttgagtagaagatgcccTTAAGTCATCCGAGTGGGCATGTGTTTTGCGCAGTTGGTGTGAGGTTGGGATGCCTTTGGAGATGATCATCGCTAATATTTTAAACCATGGGAGTGAATAAATTTGTGAGGGAGGATGTGtgaaattagaagggaagagggtCCTCGGCTAAGGTGCACCCTCAACATGTGAGGGGAGGAGGTGAAACCAGCAAAAGAGACTGAAAAGCAGGGGTAGGGAGAAAAACTGGAAGAGTGTGTGGTCGACGAACCCAGGGAAGAGAGAGATCACGGAAGAGGGGAGGCTCAACCATGCCATGTGCTGCCAGCCAAACAAGATTGAGGACAGACAGGTCATTGTCTCGTAGGTTGAGCAACTTCGAGATAATTGGTGACTTTAATCAGAGCAGTTTGGGGAGAGTGGCGGAGGGGGAGGCCAGGCCGGAGTAGGCTGAGGAGTAAAGAGTTAGTACCTCTGAGAAGAGCATCCTTGGCaagctttgtggtttttagagGGGACCATGTTtgcttagaataaataaattaacagttATCTCTGGGACatgggattttgattttcttcGTTTTACTCCTGTTGCTCTACCTTCAAATTATCTTTAGAATGTGACCACTTCTCACTACCTCCCCTACTATCTCTCCATcctgagccaccatcatctctgacATCGGTGACTGAAGAGCCTTCTCCTAACTGATCTGCCTGTGTCTACCGTGGCCCCCACAGTCTGTTTTTCATCCAGCAGTCACCGTGATCATGGGGAATGTGATCAGTCATGCCACTCCTCTCCTTAAAAGCCTTCACTGGCTCCTATCGTGAAGAGCTAACAAAGCCCGCAGAGCGTTGTTCAAGGCCATTCAGGGTCTGAccaccagatggaaaagagatgaggtgtgccttGGGGTGTACCATGccagaaggcagactgggactgatgcgtgccagggagtcattctgaatttgatatagactgctgtagcaacgagcaatgcctagatctgtctagagagtaccgggttgtctgtcactgcaatGTTCCTGTATAGGTTGATGCCCACTGAtcggtgatatgatagaggggggctgatataaaggatgctcttaAGATATTgtgattcgggcttccctggtggcgtagtggttgagaatccgcctgccaatgcaggggacacgggttcgtgccccggtccaggaagatcccacatgccgcagagcggctgggcccgtgagccatggccactgagcctgcgcgtccggagcctgtgctccgcaacgggagaggccacaacagtgagaagcccgcgtaccaccgaaaacaaaaaaaaagatattgtgattctacactacttttacGATTCTTTCCCAGACCTCGGAGCTCCtggttcgtgagctgcagagctccttggaggtctgctctgacatgtttcattcGTTGACATGTGCcgctcatttttcaggtacaaaacaaagaatcgctttgcacaaagcccgaagggatacactgaaagagttatcagaaaagaataatacataggtatgtatttgcattgactttctccaaatatttgagacagggtagctggttagtggctgctttcttgtGCTCGAGCCCTTACAATGTGATCACCTTGGAATGTCatagggattggagcctgtcggagcctgtctgtctctgcccgtggcccctagtttcttcttgtcatgGCTTTAGAtactgtgtaaggcccttgtctagGCACatggcttcggtagttgcagcacgtgggctcagtagttgtggtgcacgggcgtagttgcttcgtggcatggcatgttggatcttcccggaccagggctcgaacccgtgtcacctgctttggcaggtgggttcttaaccactgcgccaccagggaagccctacctgtcATTATTAACTCAATGTATTAACTCAGTTTTGGCTCGAATTAGTGcagttgttattttttgttttgttttgttttgttttgtttgttacgcgggcctctcactgctgtgcctctctcattgcggagcacaggctccggacacgcaggcccagcggccatagctcacgggcctagccgctctgcggcacgtgggatcctcccggaccggggcacgaacccgcgtcccctgcatcggcaggcggaccctcaaccactgcaccaccagggaagccccagtgcagGTTCTTTTATCATTAATGAACTGGGGGAAGATGGGGTGGTTGTCTAAGTAGCCTGAAGCGATTAGAGAGGAAGTCCCTGAGGAACAGGGGAGGAGGTGTGCCCACATCCAGAGCAGTCTAGCCATTGGAGGTCTATGGCCCATTAAGTAGCCTGAGATTGTGGGCTCTGTCGAAATAGGTCCAAAGATCATTTGTGATCTAGGCATGTTCTCTTCTTGGGCATGTGAACCAGAATTCCCTGAAAGATCCCCAGGTGGTACTCAGTGGGTCAGGATGTGGATGGAGGTGAGCTACACAGAGGGAACCAAGTAGGTCCACCCTCCCGCAGCCAGAGCCACCCACTGTCTTCCTCCAGTGCTGAGCCAAGCCACCTGGGTTTCCTCAGGCCACTGCCAACTGGTCTTCCTTGAGTATTCGGTGTGTAAACTGCGGGGTCCCCCACCAAACCCCAGTATTGGGAGCCTGCACCACAGACCCCACCACGGAGAAGGACACTCGTGCTGATTCCGCTtctaaagcatttattttcaggAAGTGTTTGTGCTCGCATTCAAGGAAACTTTGTGTGGTCTCTGTGGCTGCCAAAGTGACATCTGGCAGGAATCACTGGATCACCAAAGCCAAACAATGAGCACAGGGAAGGCAGAAATAACTGTGAGGCCTGGGCCCATGTGGCagcaagagtttgagaatgacCGCTTAGGTGACAAAATGGGATTCCCACGAACTGCAGCTCTGGTTAGTTTCTGGTCTGGAGCCAGGTCCTGTCTCTGATGCAGACGTGGGAGGACGGAACGGCAAGAGCTCCCCAGCTACTCATCTGGGAACTCGTCCTCCAAGGGACTCTGTCCCTCGTTCTCCTCCCGTACCTGGAGGAGGCAGTCAGCGGGCAGCACCTCTCACAGCACCCCTGCGTACACGTGCACAGACCACCTGCTCAGAGCTACTCTTTTGCCCAGCCCAGCATACCTGTTCCACCTGTCTGAAGACCCGCCGCACGTTTCCTCGAAGCACACCCCAGAGCTCTTCCTCACTCCAGCCACGCCCCAGCAACTCCTCTGTCAGTACCAGGTATATGAACACGTCCTCCAGCGCCTGTGGGAACCTGTGTGGCCGCCAGCCAGGCAGCTATAGGGCCTCAGACCTGTTCCCTGGTCCTGAGTCAGAACCAAAGCCCCATGTGTCCAGGGTCCACTGAACCCCAGCCCTGGTCAGATATGGAAAATGGAGACTTGGAGAGAGTAAATGATTCACTCCTGCTCTTCATCCTTCAGAGGAAGACCCCCAAAGCGCCTCAACTATTCACCCAAAGTCATTGAATTGTATTGTTAAGATATATGCCTTTCACTGAATGCAATTTTTGCCTTCActtacaaagagaagaaaagctcTTTAAGAACTGGGTTGACCCCCCTGCATGCACAGACCCAACTGCAGGCAGAGAAGATGGTCAGCCCAGCCCAGACCTTGCTAAGAGTCTGCTCAGAGGCCGTGGGTCTGCTGGCACTGGATGGGTGCAGATGCTGGGCAGATGAGCTCTGTGTGGTGTTTTCGACAAATATGATGACCTAGAGGAGGGTCAAACAGACGGGAGAGCCCAGGAAGCAGACCCTGGGAGAGGGGAGATACCAGTTGGGCCAGCACACCTGAGGCTATGGTCTAGGCCATGAGGACCACGGTGTGGTGGGCACGGTGGCTGTGAAAGCCCCACTGCTGCCCAGCCAGCCCGAGACAAGCCACGGGAAGCCCTCACCGGCCAGCCCCGTCATAATCTCCACCAGTCCCGATGAACTTGCATCCAGTGACTGCCCTGATGTGGTTGAAGTGATCTGAAGAATGGAAAGTCAGCAGTGTGgggcttccagtgcaggggtggtggtggtgactggCCTCTGTTGATTCCCCTTTTTGCAGCCTGTAGGCCAAACAGGCCAGTTCCTTCATGACCTGGCACCAAGAGTACCAACTGGAGGGCCCTGAGGTTTGATGTGAAGTGAATCCAGCTGGCTCTAGACTGGACTTCAGATTTGGAGTGGACCCCAGAGCCCCCTGTTTGGGCCATTTCCCACCCAAGATTCACCCTGCCTCCCAGTCTCCTTGAGAAGCTGTGGGGGCTCCTTTCCCCGGGTGTGGAGGATGAGAGAGGAACAAGAGTACAAATGCTGAAGACCCCAGAGACCTAAGGAGCTGTCCAGTCCCTTGGCCAGAGGTAGGGGCAGTGTGCTTTAGGAGCCCCTGCAGAGGCACAGTTGGGCAGCACCTGGGCTCTGTGTCTGACAGCCTCCCTGATAGCCATCAGTATGGCAGTTTTGATTCCGTGGCTCCAGTTCCACATGGCACCAAGGTGCTGTGTAATGTCCGTTATTGGGTTTTGGGGAGCTGTACCTATTGCCAACAGGTGTGTCAAACCACTGGGGCTCTTCTGAAGTCCTCCCTAGATTTGGAGCCAGCTTCAGCTCCAAATCAGAGTTTTCAGAGAGCCCAGGGTGAGGCTTACCTGCCACAGCGGACACGTTGGCTAACGGGTTGCACTGCAGCACCCGCATGGACAAGGACACCATCACAATGCCACCGTTCTTCTTCTGCAGGGGCGCACCGGTGGACAGTTAGCTTGGCCTCCAGCACAGCCACCTGCCTGTTCACTCTGTCGGCCCCTGTGAGGAAGGTGTTCAGCCCTGGCTTTGAGGTCAGAGTCATCTCCTCTCTGGGTTTGTGTGAATGGAGGAGCTGCAGCCCTGATCTGGGTGGTGTCTTGGCCCTGGGTTTCCAGGTTTGGAGGAGTATCTTAGCACCTCGACCCCCACCTAGGGTTCAACAGTTCAGGGGCTATGGACCGGGGATTTTGGGGGCAGAAGATATTTAACCTGGGGTTTGAGGAAATTGAGggagaagaggctcaggttcaagggctcctggtTTGAACCTCTTGCCTTAGGTTTGAGGGCCAGGGCAGTCTCTCACCAGGAGCTGCAGGATACCATCAGGAACATTCCGAGTGTTCTTGCACACACCCCGGGCAGCTGAGTGGGAGCAGATGACAGGTGACTGTGACACTTCTAGGGCTCGCCGTGCCACAGCATCCGAGACATGGGACAAGGCCACCATCATGCCTAGGCGGTTCATTTCTGCCACCACCTTCTGCAGGGACAGGATGGGGAGAGGGCATCAGGGCTGCATTTATCTTGTGTGCATTTATCAGTAGGGAACAGGCGGGGCTGTACATTCATGTGGGGCAGGGTATGGAACCCGGGTCCTTACCTGGCCAAAGCCGGGCAGCCGACTGACATTGCTGTAGAAGGGGTGGATACCCTTTGTTGAGCTCTGTGCCCTGCAGGATGGCCAGGAGGCAGTCTGCCTGGTGGCCATGACTTGGCTACAAGAGCCTAGAAAGGGATTCTGTCGAACCGTCTACACATGTAACTCCCTGGTGCAAGAGGAGGGACCCAAACTGGGCTGTGCCTGGCAGTAGGAGGGCCCTTCTGGGGATTCAGTCTTGTTCTGCaagccccccttcccctccccagcccaggttCAGGGCCAGATCCCAGGGGTAAACTTGCTTTGGGCCCCAGCGTGATCTTGGGCAGATCCCTGCCTCACTGGGCCCTTACCATCTGCACTGTGCTCGCCAGGGCGCATTGCAGGTGTGGGTGAGTGTCACGTAGCGCACACCCAGTGCGTAGAAGGGGTACGCAAGGTGGAGAGGCTACTGTCCAGTGAGTGGCCGCCCTCCACACCAATGAGGCCATCCAACTTCCGGTATTGTTGAAATCTGGGGGCAGGTAGGTCAGATGATCATTTTCAGAGGCAGGGGTAGCTTACTGAAGTCCCTAACACCTACCACCACCAGTCTGttcacctttttttgtttttgttttttggccatgcgaagcgtggagtctcaacctctggactaccagggaagtcccccgtctacctttaactgaggtcacaagctccagctcAGAATAGTAGGCACACGTGAGGCAGATGAGGTCAATTTGCTCCAGGGTGAGGCACAcagcatcccgttggtgggtctggcatGGGATGTAGGCTGACGAGAATTGAGGGAATTccggccagggcttggtttgggctTTGGAACTcctgggcttctcatcgcctcctcagctggcacagcactcactgtgcccagaagtcacatGTAATGcgttttctgtggtacttggatgcccgtcaggttGGCTCACTgagacccctgtagcccccagcatccatggcatggcactttctaggtcactatggtaacttagttccaatgtgactaacctgtggtctctgAGGCCCCCAAAATACTCCACATTCCCCAGCAGCCATGGTGGCACCTTGTGTGTCCCTTTGGTACCTGGGCACCCAGGAGACCATCTTTCAGCCTGTCCATGCTGGTCCGGCCATGGCTGCAATTGCACAGATGAACATCCTGGAGTCCATTGTGGCGAAACTGCCTCAGGGCCAGGGGCATGTcgctgtggctggagggaggtcaaggcaaatgggagggctccttaggtcttgggatcaggcaggacacattgcctggcctggggcagcctggaggTGCCCCACCTCACACTCACACAGACTATACTAGGAGCAGCTGCGGCCTGGGCTGAGGGGTTCCCACGAGGGAGGGGatgacagagaaggggaagggcatCCCTAGATGATGGAGAGGACATCCAGGGGTGGTGTGAGGGAGCTTCCCCACTAGCTCTGCATGCTCCggacctcctctcctgcccagtgCCGGGCTAGGACCCCACCGGCCCCCAGCAGCccgcacacactgcagccacccgtccccaagcgggaagtcccgcatcagggcccgcgtgcactcccgcggacttggggtgctggaggtgcctGGCGTGGTGTGCTCCCGGGTTACTGgctgcagcagcagacccagcagaggccgctggctgagtgcgcggggacctTCGAGGCCCCCGGGCCGCAAGCTGTGCAaggccaggcaggcaggcaggcagaggccaTTCTGAGAGGAGCAGGAGATGGGGTTCTGCCcatcgacacaggccacccagcggcacGGCCTCGCGAGGGGGACAGGGTGAAGGAGGGGATAGAGAGTCACAGTACCCtgcgacccgtgtgcggagagccgcaATCCGC
This DNA window, taken from Kogia breviceps isolate mKogBre1 chromosome 11, mKogBre1 haplotype 1, whole genome shotgun sequence, encodes the following:
- the LOC131765160 gene encoding LOW QUALITY PROTEIN: dipeptidase 2-like (The sequence of the model RefSeq protein was modified relative to this genomic sequence to represent the inferred CDS: deleted 2 bases in 1 codon; substituted 1 base at 1 genomic stop codon), translating into MYMLVNWNYCQRTRALMRDFPLVDGHNDMPLVLRQLHHNGLQAVNLRKVSHGHTSLDGLKDGLVGAQFWSAYVPRQTHQRDAVRLTPEQIDLIRLTCASYSALELVTSVKGTRGTSLLDGLIGVEGGHSLDSSLSTLRTFYALGVRYVTLTHTCNAPWAQSSTKGIHPFYSNVSRLPGFGQKVVAEMNRLGMMVALSHVSDAVARRALEVSQSPVICSHSAARGVCKNTRNVPDGILQLLKKNGGIVMVSLSMRVLQCNPLANVSAVADHFNHIRAVTGCKFIGTGGDYDGAGRFPQALEDVFIYLVLTEELLGRGWSEEELWGVLRGNVRRVFRQVEQVREENEGQSPLEDEFPDEXLGSSCRSVLPRLHQRQDLAPDQKLTRAALTSIHILTH